The bacterium DNA segment CGGCTCGAACCGGGCAACGACTCCTGGTCGCACGCGAGCTCCGGCCTGACGGCGTCCCTGGCGCGATGCCTCGTCTGGGACGGACTCGGTCTGTACGTCGGCACCGTCGGCAGCGGGGTCTACGTCTCGGGCGACCGGGGCGCCACCTGGGTCCACAGCATAGACGGTCTCGGCGAGCTGAACGTGCACGAACTGGCGTCGGACGCGAGCGGCGTCTACGCCGCCAACTGGAACGGCGTCTGGAAGACCGGGAACCACGGCGTTTCGTGGAGCGCATCCGGACTGCAGGGCAACGGCATCTTCGCCCTGGAGGAATGGTTGGCGCGGTTGTACGCGGGCACCTTCACCGGCGTGGTGTGGTCGTCCGGCGATGGCGGCCAGAACTGGGACCAGGAGGGTTCTGGGCTGCCGTCGGCCTGCGTGCAGGACGTGGTGCGCATCGGCACCGACCTGTACGCCGCGCTCATGGGCCAGGGCGTGTGGGTCTTGCCCGACGGCGAGACGACGTGGGCTGCCATGAGCGACGGCCTGCCCGTCCTGGACCCATGGTCGCTGACCGCGAGCGGCGGCGATCTCTTCGTCGGCCTCGATAACAACGGCGTCTACCGCTGGAACGGCGTCTCGGGCCAGTGGGACGCCACGGTGCTCGACTATGGCACCATCTTCTTCCTGCACGACGTCGGCTCGTTGCTGCTGGCGGGGTCCTGGGGGGCGCTTTACGCCTCCGACGACGCTGGCGCCACCTGGTCCGATGTGCACGACGGCCTCGAGCCCTGGCTGGGCGTGCACGCGGTCGCCAGCGCCGGCGACGACTGGTTCGCCGCCCTGGACAACGGCGGCGTCTGGCGCGCCTCGCTCCTGACGGCCGTCGAGGACCCCGGCAGCGGCGCCCAGGCCGAGCTCTCCCTGGATGTGCTCAAGATCCACCCCAACCCGTTCTCGGCCGGTGCGCGTATCGCCTTCACGCTGGACCGTCCCCAGCGCGTGCGTCTGGCCGTCTACGATGTGGCCGGCCGCCGGGTGGCGACCCTCGTCGACGACGATCTTGACGCCGGCCCGCAGGAGCGCGTCTGGGACGGCGCCACCGATGCCGGCGGCCGCGCCGCGGCCGGCGTCTACATTGTCCGCCTGGAGGCGGGCGGGAAGGAGCTGGTGGCCAAGACGATCAATCTGAGGTGAGGGGAAAGAAGCGATGTCTCTGTCTGACGCTCCTGCGCGCATGTTGCGAGCGAAGCGAGTCGGGTTTCTATCTTCGCACCACGAGGAGGTACGGAAATGTCAAGCCCCAAGAGTTTCCGCATGGGCTCAACCTCCTGGTCCCCGGTTGCGGGACTGCTGCTTGTCGGCGTCCTGCTGGAATCTGCAGCCAGCGCCAAGTGGAATCACGCTCGACCTGACGAACTGATCCAGACCAACATACGCGACTGCGGCGTCGAGCCGCTGCATGGCATCCTGTGGGCCTGCGCCCTGCGTGGCGATGCCGCAGTGCCGCAGGAATATGTCTACATAGTGCTGAAATCGTACGACTCGGGGGTTACCTGGGATGAGGTCTATAGCGAGCCCGCCATCGGGGGGACCTACCTTAGCCACCTCTGTGTCCAGGCGGACGGTCGCTGCTGGGTGATCCCGCAGGACGGAGTCCCGCGCATCTTGCTGACCGCAGATGGCGGCGCGACCTGGTTCGGCATCGATCTGTCGGACTTCGGGATCGATCACCTGGACGACATGGACTTCGTCGATCCCTTGCACGGCTGGCTCGCGGCGACCTGCCACGGCGCACCGGTCGTGCTGGCCACCAGCGACGGCGGCTACGTCTGGAGTCTGCAGGCCTCTTTGTCGTTTCCCCCGGCGGGTAAAATGTGCCAGGTGGACTTCCTGGATCCTCTGGTCGGCTGGGCGGGGGCGCGCACAGATGACGGTTGCTCGGTCTACGCGACCTCCGACGGGGGGATGAACTGGGCCCTCGAATCCCACATCGCCGTGGCGCCCGGTTTGGAGCTCATGGACTTGTTCTGCCTGGATCTCCAGCACGCCTGGGCGATGGTCATCGACCCCACGAACCTACTCACCTCTGTCTATCACCGCGGACCCGCCGCGGCCTGGGGTCTGCTCTCGGTCGTTCCCTACGGTCTGGGCTGTCAGGAAATGCGTTTTTCTTCCCCCCAGGAGGGTTTCCTGCTCTCCTATCTGCCTTTCACGATGAAGTCCCCCTACTTGCTGACCCACGACGGGGGCCTCACCTGGGAGCCCTATTGGTTCCCCAGCGCCGGCATGTACATCGACAGCTTCGCCGTCGGCAGCGGCGGCGAGGTCTGGGCCGCAGGCAGCGGCGTGGTCGGCGGCGGCGGGTGCCTCCTGCGGAGCCATGATTCTCTTGGCTGGGAGGTGTTGCGCTGGTCCGACTATCTCATCGCCGTGGGAGTCCCCGGAATGCTGGATGGCTGGGCGGTAGGCGCGAACGGTTGCATCCTGCGTACGCGCGACCGCGGCGAGAGCTGGCAGCTGGAGAGCATTGACGGTCGCTATCCCCAGTGGATAGGTACGGCGGCGTTCACCGATGAGACGCACGGCTATCTGGTCGACTACGAGACCGACGGCCACTTCTACCTGATGACCACCGACGGTATCGGCGCATGGTGGGCGGTGTCGGATCTTTCCTTCCTGTTGGCATTTTCCCACCCCCTGAGCCTGGCGTTTCCAACTCCCGAGCTGGGTTTCCTCGGCGAGCATTACCTGGGGGGGCCGGGCGACCCCGCGCGTCTCTACCGCAGCGAGGACGGGGGTCTCAACTGGGAGCTCTGCTTCGCGCACTCCGATGTCGGCGGCGTACGCAGCCTATGCTTCGTCAGCCCGGACACGGGCTGGGCGGTGGCCAGCCAGTCCGAAGTGCACCGCACCACGGATGGCGGCCTGACCTGGGAGAGCTACCCCGTCGCCCCCTTCGGCGTTTGCCTGTTTCCCGAGGTCGTCCGGTTCATCGACGACCAGCAGGGGTGGCTGCTGTGCGCCTTCTCCAACGTGTCGGCCGAGATCTGGCACAGCGGCGACGGCGGACAAACCTGGCAAAAACGCGCGGACTTCGGCGGCACCACCAGCGGTTTCAGTGATATCTTCTTCACCAGCAGCACGAACGGCTGGTTGTCGGAGAAGATGGGCCGGATCCGTTACACGCGAGACGGAGGATTCACGTGGGCGCCGGATAGCCCAGAGGAAGATCCGCACTTCGTCAACAGGATCTACTTCCAGGACGACACTTACGGCTGGGCCGTCGGTGGCGACGACATCCTTTTCCACAGTCATCCCACGGCGGTGCAACACGACGTCGGGGATTGGCCCCGCCCGGCGACGACCTATCCCAATCCCTTCCGGGATCGCACGAGTATCCGCTTCGCCATGCCCGCGGGCGCGGATCGGACGCAACTGAGGGTGTACGACGCGCGCGGCCGCGTGGTCTGGGAGGCCGATCACTCCGGAGCCCAGATCGCGGGCGACGGCGGTGTCGTCTGGACGGGCCGCATGCAGAACGGTGCGTACGCACCCAGTGGGATCTATCTCTTCGAGGTCCAGGTGGACGGAGTGCGCTACAGCGGCAAGGGACTGTTGTCCCGTTGATGCGGGTGATTCATGGCAGGCCGTACCACGGTTGAGGAACATGCCGGCCGTGCGGCAGCCGGCGTCCGCCCGGTCCGCCTGGAGGCGGGGAGTCGGTCGCCAAGACGATCTGCTTGGGGTTGGCGTGGTGACATGAACTCGGGTAAGCCTCCGCAGAGAGGGGGGCTCGCCCCGTCCGGTGCGCGCTCTCAGAAACCATCCGCCACCAGCAGCTCCATGTACGCCCCCGCGTCCGCGAGCCCGTCGAACCCCCACGTCGCCTCCACGATCTCGTCCTGCCGCGCTTCGCTCATCACGCCCGACGCGTTGGCGCGGAACTTGGCGATCAGCTCGTCGTCGGTCAGCGGGTTCTGCGTACTGCCCCTTGCGTGGTACACCGTGGCGGTGAACTGCCGCTCGTCGGTCGAGTCTATCGTCGCGAAGGCCAAGCGGGTCGGGCGGGAACACGATCATGTTCCCGCCGCTACTGCCTTTTTTTGTTGATCATCTTTCTATTTCAAATCTGTTCCGCGTGATAGTGTCACGTCATCGGTCACAGATTAATGAATGAATCCAGGTCGTATTGATGAATACACTCGAGTTAGTCATCAATCAAAGCCTCGAAAGGCATCCGCTCCTGAAGACTTGCCTCAAGAACACATACCAATACCTGGGCAGCAAGATCCCCCGACGAAATTACATTCCTGATCGGACGTTTCTCTCGAG contains these protein-coding regions:
- a CDS encoding MmgE/PrpD family protein; amino-acid sequence: MAFATIDSTDERQFTATVYHARGSTQNPLTDDELIAKFRANASGVMSEARQDEIVEATWGFDGLADAGAYMELLVADGF
- a CDS encoding T9SS type A sorting domain-containing protein — its product is LLIDRGETPPYRGALDVPAAPRDKQAFSWEWTGGPEGAVAQCLVLTSPGTLLVGTDNGGLFRSEDNGNTWSPSDDSLVWPCCNYNVPALAAGAATVYAGTWGGGVHRSDDDGLTWWPTAAIPDEGYPIVLALAACRFGETVWAGGNFGVVRSVDGGASWSYATDGLPTAWVRDLALRGEVLYTLLDGDGVYRLDPDDMLWSAWNDGQYETFGRQSITATAEDLFLSTHEGGVFHLDCDDTEWVALNDGLWDDNVDVLLQAAQSLYAGLMGGGIFRWNWYDSYWDWMSQDLWNGDVRAMTSRGSQPFAGTFGAGVFRLEPGNDSWSHASSGLTASLARCLVWDGLGLYVGTVGSGVYVSGDRGATWVHSIDGLGELNVHELASDASGVYAANWNGVWKTGNHGVSWSASGLQGNGIFALEEWLARLYAGTFTGVVWSSGDGGQNWDQEGSGLPSACVQDVVRIGTDLYAALMGQGVWVLPDGETTWAAMSDGLPVLDPWSLTASGGDLFVGLDNNGVYRWNGVSGQWDATVLDYGTIFFLHDVGSLLLAGSWGALYASDDAGATWSDVHDGLEPWLGVHAVASAGDDWFAALDNGGVWRASLLTAVEDPGSGAQAELSLDVLKIHPNPFSAGARIAFTLDRPQRVRLAVYDVAGRRVATLVDDDLDAGPQERVWDGATDAGGRAAAGVYIVRLEAGGKELVAKTINLR